One window of Triplophysa rosa linkage group LG10, Trosa_1v2, whole genome shotgun sequence genomic DNA carries:
- the eif2s1a gene encoding eukaryotic translation initiation factor 2 subunit 1a, producing MPGLSCRFYQHKFPEVEDVVMVNVRSIAEMGAYVSLLEYNNIEGMILLSELSRRRIRSINKLIRIGRNECVVVIRVDKEKGYIDLSKRRVSPEEAIKCEDKFTKSKTVYSILRHVAEVLEYTKDEQLESLYQRAAWVFDEKYKRPGYGAYDVFKQAVSDQSILDGLDLTEEEKIVLIDNINRRLTPQAVKIRADIEVACYGYEGIDAVKEALRAGLACSTEAMPIKINLIAPPRYVMTTTTLERTEGLSILNQAMAAIKEKIEEKRGVFNIQMEAKVVTDTDETELARQLERLERENAEVDGDDDAEEMEAKADD from the exons ATGCCCGGGCTCAGCTGTAGATTTTACCAGCACAAGTTTCCGGAGGTAGAAGATGTGGTTATGGTGAACGTCAGGTCGATCGCGGAGATGGGCGCCTATGTGAGTCTATTAGAGTACAACAACATTGAGGGTATGATCCTGCTCAGCGAGCTCTCGAGACGACGAATCCGATCCATCAACAAACTCATCCGGATCGGCCGCAATGAATGCGTGGTGGTCATTCGTGTTGATAAGGAGAAAG GCTACATTGATTTATCCAAAAGAAGAGTATCACCCGAAGAGGCCATTAAATGCGAGGACAAGTTCACAAAATCTAAAACT GTTTACAGCATTTTGAGGCACGTCGCCGAAGTTCTGGAGTACACTAAAGATGAGCAGCTGGAGAGTCTGTACCAGCGAGCAGCGTGGGTGTTTGATGAGAAATACAAGAGACCTGGATACGGAGCTTATGATGTCTTTAAGCAGGCTGTGTC GGACCAATCCATTTTAGACGGCCTGGATTTGACTGAGGAGGAAAAGATTGTTCTGATTGATAACATTAACAGACGCCTTACTCCACAAGCTGTCAAAATAAGAGCAG ATATTGAAGTGGCCTGCTATGGTTATGAAGGCATTGATGCAGTCAAAGAGGCTTTGCGGGCTGGCCTAGCTTGTTCAACAGAGGCTATGCCAATCAAG ATCAACTTGATTGCCCCTCCTCGCTATGTTATGACCACAACCACACTAGAGCGCACAGAGGGTCTTTCTATTCTCAATCAGGCCATGGCTGCTATTAAAGAAAAGATCGAGGAGAAAAGAGGTGTCTTCAACATTCAGATGGAG GCTAAAGTGGTAACGGACACAGATGAGACAGAATTAGCTCGGCAGTTGGAGCGTTTGGAGAGAGAGAATGCAGAAGTTGATGGAGATGATGATGCAGAAGAGATGGAGGCCAAAGCTGATGACTAA
- the pals1a gene encoding protein PALS1 isoform X2 encodes MQKAAILTLTPHTLTHTHHTPPHTCTAMMTTSYMNGYVTESDGGGGIDVQDDVVQKHREMAVDCPGDLGARTLPIRRSAQLERIRQQQEDRRRREEEGRKELDLNSSMRLKKLSQNPKVGIDNPTFEQMEGPGGSIGGLQSLTAPPALLELEDLLMSLKQVQHCLNDSQSQEDMELVLQLVQKPDFQKAFNIHNAVAHYMNRPSPPFPLMDHAQTLTQEVQAMLHNSSQKEGLELNSLLTTPHMQALMMAHDSVAEQEMQLEPLVPSLNSSETLTQWGGETVKIVRIEKAKDIPLGATVRNDMDSVIISRIVKGGAAEHSGLLHEGDEILEINGAEIRGKDVNEVFDILADMHGVLTFVLIPSPQIKPPPIKETVVHVKAHFDYDPSDDPYVPCRELGLCFQKGDILHIISQDDPNWWQAYRDGDEDNQPLAGLVPGKSFQQQREAMKQTIEEDKEPEKSGKLWCAKKNKKKRKKMQYNANKNDDFDNEEVLTYEEMSLYHQPANRKRPIAMIGPPNCGQNELRQRLLSSEPDRFAGAVPHTTRNRRDNEVSGRDYHFVSRQAFEMDSAAGKFIESGDFEKNLYGTSTDSVRQVINTGKICLLCVHTQVFRSSDLKPYIIFIAPPSQERLRALLAKDNKNPKPDELRDIIEKARETEQNYGHLFDAAIVNTDLEKAYQELLRLINKLDTEPQWVPSSWLR; translated from the exons ATGCAGAAAGCAGCCATCCTAACCCTCACCCcccacacgctcacacacacacaccacacaccgcCGCACACGTGCACAGCCATGATGACCACCTCCTACATGAACGGTTACGTGACTGAGTCAGATGGCGGGGGAGGTATTGACGTCCAAGACGATGTGGTGCAAAAGCATAGGGAGATGGCAGTTGACTGCCCCGGGGACCTTGGCGCCCGCACCCTGCCCATCAGACGCAGCGCTCAGCTGGAAAGAATCCGCCAGCAGCAGGAGGACCGCAGGAGGCGGGAGGAGGAGGGACGCAAGGAGCTCGACCTCAACTCGTCCATGCGCCTCAAGAAGCTCTCCCAGAATCCCAAAGTGGGAATCGATAACCCCACCTTTGAGCAAATGGAGGGTCCCGGAGGCTCCATAGGAGGCCTGCAAAGCCTTACCGCACCACCCGCTTTACTAG AGCTAGAGGACCTGCTGATGTCCCTCAAGCAGGTGCAGCATTGTTTAAATGACTCTCAGAGTCAGGAGGACATGGAGCTGGTTCTCCAGCTGGTCCAGAAGCCTGACTTCCAGAAAGCTTTTAACATCCACAACGCTGTGGCCCACTATATGAACCGGCCCAGCCCTCCCTTTCCCTTGATGGACCATGCGCAGACCCTCACACAAGAG GTCCAGGCCATGCTGCACAACAGCTCACAGAAGGAGGGACTGGAGCTAAACAGCCTGCTCACAACTCCTCACATGCAG GCGCTTATGATGGCCCATGACAGCGTGGCTGAACAAGAGATGCAGCTGGAGCCTCTCGTTCCTTCCCTCAATTCAAGTGAGactctcacccagtggggagGAGAGACTGTCAAGATCGTGCGGATTGAGAAAGCCAAGGACATCCCATTG gGAGCAACTGTAAGAAATGACATGGACAGCGTGATCATCAGCCGCATCGTGAAGGGAGGGGCAGCAGAACACAGTGGCCTGCTGCATGAAGGAGATGAGATCCTGGAGATCAATGGTGCGGAGATCCGCGGGAAAGACGTCAATGAGGTCTTTGACATCCTG GCAGACATGCATGGCGTACTGACCTTCGTTCTAATTCCAAGCCCACAGATCAAACCACCTCCCATTAAAGAGACAGTG GTGCATgtgaaagcacattttgactacgACCCGTCAGATGACCCTTACGTGCCGTGTCGAGAGCTTGGCCTATGCTTTCAAAAGGGAGACATCCTCCATATCATCAGTCAAGATGATCCCAACTGGTGGCAAGCCTACAGAGATGGAGATGAAGACAACCAGCCACTCGCAGGCTTGGTCCCTG GTAAAAGCTTCCAGCAGCAGAGAGAGGCAATGAAGCAAACTATAGAGGAGGATAAAGAGCCTGAGAAATCAG GAAAACTTTGGTGTGCtaaaaagaacaagaaaaagCGAAAGAAGATGCAATATAATGCAAACAAAAATGATG ACTTTGATAATGAAGAGGTTCTCACATATGAAGAGATGTCATTGTACCACCAGCCAGCCAATCGGAAGCGCCCCATCGCCATGATCGGCCCGCCAAACTGTGGGCAGAATGAGCTCAGACAGAGACTCCTGTCCAGTGAGCCGGACAGGTTTGCTGGTGCTGTCCCTC ACACCACACGAAACCGTCGTGATAATGAGGTGAGCGGCCGCGACTACCACTTCGTTTCCCGTCAGGCCTTTGAGATGGACTCTGCGGCAGGCAAGTTCATAGAGTCTGGAGATTTTGAGAAGAACCTCTACGGCACCAGCACGGACTCGGTCCGACAAGTTATCAACACAGGCAAAATCTGCCTCTTGTGTGTGCATACTCAG GTTTTTCGCAGCTCGGACCTCAAGCCCTACATCATCTTCATCGCTCCTCCATCGCAAGAACGATTGAGGGCGCTGTTGGCTAAAGATAACAAAAACCCAAAG cCCGATGAGCTGAGAGACATCATTGAGAAGGCTCGCGAGACCGAGCAGAACTACGGGCACCTGTTTGACGCTGCCATCGTAAACACTGACCTGGAAAAGGCGTATCAGGAGCTGCTCCGCCTCATCAATAAACTAGACACTGAACCTCAGTGGGTCCCCTCATCCTGGCTGCGCTGA
- the pals1a gene encoding protein PALS1 isoform X1 has translation MQKAAILTLTPHTLTHTHHTPPHTCTAMMTTSYMNGYVTESDGGGGIDVQDDVVQKHREMAVDCPGDLGARTLPIRRSAQLERIRQQQEDRRRREEEGRKELDLNSSMRLKKLSQNPKVGIDNPTFEQMEGPGGSIGGLQSLTAPPALLELEDLLMSLKQVQHCLNDSQSQEDMELVLQLVQKPDFQKAFNIHNAVAHYMNRPSPPFPLMDHAQTLTQEVQAMLHNSSQKEGLELNSLLTTPHMQALMMAHDSVAEQEMQLEPLVPSLNSSETLTQWGGETVKIVRIEKAKDIPLGATVRNDMDSVIISRIVKGGAAEHSGLLHEGDEILEINGAEIRGKDVNEVFDILADMHGVLTFVLIPSPQIKPPPIKETVVHVKAHFDYDPSDDPYVPCRELGLCFQKGDILHIISQDDPNWWQAYRDGDEDNQPLAGLVPGKSFQQQREAMKQTIEEDKEPEKSGKLWCAKKNKKKRKKMQYNANKNDDFDNEEVLTYEEMSLYHQPANRKRPIAMIGPPNCGQNELRQRLLSSEPDRFAGAVPHTTRNRRDNEVSGRDYHFVSRQAFEMDSAAGKFIESGDFEKNLYGTSTDSVRQVINTGKICLLCVHTQCLKVFRSSDLKPYIIFIAPPSQERLRALLAKDNKNPKPDELRDIIEKARETEQNYGHLFDAAIVNTDLEKAYQELLRLINKLDTEPQWVPSSWLR, from the exons ATGCAGAAAGCAGCCATCCTAACCCTCACCCcccacacgctcacacacacacaccacacaccgcCGCACACGTGCACAGCCATGATGACCACCTCCTACATGAACGGTTACGTGACTGAGTCAGATGGCGGGGGAGGTATTGACGTCCAAGACGATGTGGTGCAAAAGCATAGGGAGATGGCAGTTGACTGCCCCGGGGACCTTGGCGCCCGCACCCTGCCCATCAGACGCAGCGCTCAGCTGGAAAGAATCCGCCAGCAGCAGGAGGACCGCAGGAGGCGGGAGGAGGAGGGACGCAAGGAGCTCGACCTCAACTCGTCCATGCGCCTCAAGAAGCTCTCCCAGAATCCCAAAGTGGGAATCGATAACCCCACCTTTGAGCAAATGGAGGGTCCCGGAGGCTCCATAGGAGGCCTGCAAAGCCTTACCGCACCACCCGCTTTACTAG AGCTAGAGGACCTGCTGATGTCCCTCAAGCAGGTGCAGCATTGTTTAAATGACTCTCAGAGTCAGGAGGACATGGAGCTGGTTCTCCAGCTGGTCCAGAAGCCTGACTTCCAGAAAGCTTTTAACATCCACAACGCTGTGGCCCACTATATGAACCGGCCCAGCCCTCCCTTTCCCTTGATGGACCATGCGCAGACCCTCACACAAGAG GTCCAGGCCATGCTGCACAACAGCTCACAGAAGGAGGGACTGGAGCTAAACAGCCTGCTCACAACTCCTCACATGCAG GCGCTTATGATGGCCCATGACAGCGTGGCTGAACAAGAGATGCAGCTGGAGCCTCTCGTTCCTTCCCTCAATTCAAGTGAGactctcacccagtggggagGAGAGACTGTCAAGATCGTGCGGATTGAGAAAGCCAAGGACATCCCATTG gGAGCAACTGTAAGAAATGACATGGACAGCGTGATCATCAGCCGCATCGTGAAGGGAGGGGCAGCAGAACACAGTGGCCTGCTGCATGAAGGAGATGAGATCCTGGAGATCAATGGTGCGGAGATCCGCGGGAAAGACGTCAATGAGGTCTTTGACATCCTG GCAGACATGCATGGCGTACTGACCTTCGTTCTAATTCCAAGCCCACAGATCAAACCACCTCCCATTAAAGAGACAGTG GTGCATgtgaaagcacattttgactacgACCCGTCAGATGACCCTTACGTGCCGTGTCGAGAGCTTGGCCTATGCTTTCAAAAGGGAGACATCCTCCATATCATCAGTCAAGATGATCCCAACTGGTGGCAAGCCTACAGAGATGGAGATGAAGACAACCAGCCACTCGCAGGCTTGGTCCCTG GTAAAAGCTTCCAGCAGCAGAGAGAGGCAATGAAGCAAACTATAGAGGAGGATAAAGAGCCTGAGAAATCAG GAAAACTTTGGTGTGCtaaaaagaacaagaaaaagCGAAAGAAGATGCAATATAATGCAAACAAAAATGATG ACTTTGATAATGAAGAGGTTCTCACATATGAAGAGATGTCATTGTACCACCAGCCAGCCAATCGGAAGCGCCCCATCGCCATGATCGGCCCGCCAAACTGTGGGCAGAATGAGCTCAGACAGAGACTCCTGTCCAGTGAGCCGGACAGGTTTGCTGGTGCTGTCCCTC ACACCACACGAAACCGTCGTGATAATGAGGTGAGCGGCCGCGACTACCACTTCGTTTCCCGTCAGGCCTTTGAGATGGACTCTGCGGCAGGCAAGTTCATAGAGTCTGGAGATTTTGAGAAGAACCTCTACGGCACCAGCACGGACTCGGTCCGACAAGTTATCAACACAGGCAAAATCTGCCTCTTGTGTGTGCATACTCAG TGTCTAAAGGTTTTTCGCAGCTCGGACCTCAAGCCCTACATCATCTTCATCGCTCCTCCATCGCAAGAACGATTGAGGGCGCTGTTGGCTAAAGATAACAAAAACCCAAAG cCCGATGAGCTGAGAGACATCATTGAGAAGGCTCGCGAGACCGAGCAGAACTACGGGCACCTGTTTGACGCTGCCATCGTAAACACTGACCTGGAAAAGGCGTATCAGGAGCTGCTCCGCCTCATCAATAAACTAGACACTGAACCTCAGTGGGTCCCCTCATCCTGGCTGCGCTGA